The proteins below come from a single Microbulbifer sp. Q7 genomic window:
- a CDS encoding peptide MFS transporter, whose product MSSQPQQNSDGFFGHPKGLSTLFFTEMWERMSYYGMRALLVLFMTASLQQEGLAFTVAAATAIYGLYTGAVYFLGLPGGWIADRLLGGQRTVWYGGIIIMCGHIVLAIPSDHTFFIGLILVATGTGLLKPNISALVGHLYADNDVRRDSGYALYYMGINIGSVLGYMICGYFGEKVGWHWGFGAAAIGMAIGLIQYRKTIGNLGDASLKPEHPMTPAGEKKAWGVIWAVVGAVVVITALTMSGVITFDPVAVATKVAIFFTAIFFIYYAYIYFGGKLSQAEKKRMWALFLVCVASACFWSGFEQAGSSLNLFVRDFTDRTMGSFEIPASWFQNLNPMFIIILSPFFAALWINLGKRMITPSYSMKCAIGLIIMATGFIVMFFAAQQAAQGLEVAPMWLVTTYFLHTVGELCLSPVALSAVSKLSPRRFAGQMMGVFVLTYSIGNVIAGLLAGNFDPDNISTLPNLYLQIAIFSIGIGAVIALISLKSKSWEGQGLDHIEAVEPAEATAKTVNP is encoded by the coding sequence ATGTCGTCACAACCACAACAAAACAGCGATGGCTTCTTTGGTCATCCCAAGGGGCTCTCCACCCTATTCTTCACCGAGATGTGGGAGCGGATGAGTTACTACGGTATGCGCGCCCTGCTGGTCCTGTTCATGACCGCCAGCCTGCAGCAGGAAGGCCTCGCCTTCACCGTTGCCGCCGCTACCGCTATCTACGGCCTTTACACCGGTGCGGTGTACTTCCTGGGACTCCCGGGTGGCTGGATTGCCGACCGCCTGCTGGGCGGCCAGCGTACCGTCTGGTACGGCGGTATCATCATCATGTGCGGCCATATCGTGCTCGCCATCCCCAGCGACCATACCTTCTTTATTGGTCTGATCCTGGTCGCCACCGGCACCGGTCTGCTCAAACCCAATATTAGTGCTCTGGTTGGCCACCTGTACGCGGACAACGATGTGCGCCGCGACAGTGGTTACGCCCTGTACTACATGGGTATCAATATCGGTTCCGTGCTCGGCTACATGATCTGTGGCTACTTCGGTGAGAAGGTGGGCTGGCACTGGGGCTTCGGCGCCGCTGCAATCGGTATGGCTATTGGCCTGATCCAGTACCGCAAGACCATCGGCAACCTGGGCGACGCCAGCCTCAAGCCTGAGCACCCCATGACACCGGCGGGTGAAAAGAAAGCCTGGGGAGTTATCTGGGCGGTTGTCGGCGCCGTAGTAGTGATTACGGCTCTCACCATGAGTGGCGTGATTACCTTCGACCCGGTCGCAGTGGCTACCAAGGTCGCTATCTTCTTTACCGCAATCTTTTTCATCTACTACGCCTATATCTACTTCGGCGGCAAGCTGAGCCAGGCCGAAAAGAAACGGATGTGGGCACTGTTCCTTGTGTGTGTCGCCTCCGCGTGTTTCTGGTCTGGCTTCGAGCAGGCGGGCTCCTCCCTGAACCTGTTTGTCCGCGATTTTACCGATCGCACAATGGGCTCCTTTGAGATTCCGGCGTCCTGGTTCCAGAATTTGAACCCGATGTTCATCATCATCCTGTCGCCCTTCTTCGCCGCCCTGTGGATCAACCTGGGCAAGCGCATGATCACGCCCTCCTACAGCATGAAATGCGCGATCGGCTTGATCATCATGGCCACCGGCTTTATCGTGATGTTCTTCGCCGCCCAGCAGGCGGCACAGGGCCTCGAAGTTGCACCGATGTGGCTGGTGACCACTTACTTCCTGCACACCGTGGGTGAACTGTGCCTGAGCCCGGTGGCCCTGAGCGCGGTAAGCAAGCTGTCGCCGCGTCGCTTTGCCGGCCAGATGATGGGTGTGTTTGTACTCACCTACTCCATCGGCAATGTTATTGCCGGTCTGCTGGCGGGTAATTTTGATCCGGACAACATCTCCACCCTCCCGAACCTGTACCTGCAGATCGCCATCTTCAGTATTGGTATCGGTGCGGTGATCGCGCTGATCAGCCTCAAGTCCAAGTCCTGGGAGGGCCAGGGTTTGGATCACATCGAGGCGGTTGAGCCGGCAGAGGCAACGGCCAAAACCGTCAACCCCTAA